GACGGATACAAGGAAATCCTGAAGAACATCTACTCGCCCGAGGCGTACTATGCCAGGGTGATCACCTTTCTGCGGGAGTACAATCTGCCGAGCAACAAAAAGCTATGGCAAATCCGGTGCTTTTCCGAAAGCCTGATGGCTCTGTTCCGATCCATTTTCCGTCTGGGTATCCTGGGCCAGGAACGGTTCCACTACTGGAAACTGTTCTTCTGGACCCTGCTCCGACGGCCAAGATCCCTGCCCCTGGCCGTGACCCTGGCCATCTACGGCTACCATTTTCGTCGGGTCTGCGAATTGCGGGTGCTGTAGAGCCTTCCGCCATGCAATTGGGGGTGGCAGAGTTCAGGGTTCTCAACGAGGACAACAAATTCAAATTGATACAGGGAAGCAAACCATGGGAGGGATGATGGTCAAGCGGAAGGCAAGTCCCGGCAAGAGAGGTGGTTTCCCAGGGGATGGCGGCGCACGCTCGGGCCGGGCTCCTTTGCGTCGGCGGGCCGAGGATGTCATTGGAAGCACGGACATTTGGTCGACTGAGGAGATGGAGGCCCAGGCCCCTGAAGAAGTCCGGCAAACGCTCCACGAACTGCGCGTCCACAAGATCGAGCTGGAGCTGCAAAACGAGGATCTGCGCCAAACACAAGCCAAACTGGACGCGATCCGGGAACGCTATTTTGACCTCTTCAATCTGGCCCCGGTGGGCTATTGCACGGTGGACGACAAGGGACTGATCCAGGAAGCCAACCTGACTTTCATAAAAATGCTGGACGTGACCCGCGGCAATCTGAAAAAGAAGCTGATCTCCCGGTACATCCACAAAGAAGATCAGGATATTTTCTATCTGAATAATAAACAACTCCTCGAAACCGGTGAACCCCAGGAATGCGAGCTGCGGTTGCTGAAGCGGAAAGGCACGTATTTTTGGGCGCGCCTGGAGAGTGCTTTTGCCAAGACCGACGGCGCATCCGCCTGCCGCATCGTGATCAGCGACATCACCGCTCGCAAAAACGGGGAATCGGAAGTTTTGAGGATGAATGAACAACTTCAGGGAGCATTGGCTGAAAAAAATAAATTCTTTTCCATCATCGCCCATGACCTGAAGAGCCCCGTGACCGGATTTATTGGGTTGACCCAGTTGCTGGTGGACAATGTCATGGATTTTTCAGCGAATGAGATGCATAAATTTGCCGTGAGCATGAAGGAATCCGCGGAAAAAGTGTTTTACTTGCTGGAGAATCTCCTGGAATGGTCCAAATTAAATCGCGGGATGATCATATTTGAACCGGATGAGTTTGGCTTGAAAGACTTGGTCAAGAGGG
This region of Desulfonatronum thiodismutans genomic DNA includes:
- a CDS encoding PAS domain-containing sensor histidine kinase; this encodes MGGMMVKRKASPGKRGGFPGDGGARSGRAPLRRRAEDVIGSTDIWSTEEMEAQAPEEVRQTLHELRVHKIELELQNEDLRQTQAKLDAIRERYFDLFNLAPVGYCTVDDKGLIQEANLTFIKMLDVTRGNLKKKLISRYIHKEDQDIFYLNNKQLLETGEPQECELRLLKRKGTYFWARLESAFAKTDGASACRIVISDITARKNGESEVLRMNEQLQGALAEKNKFFSIIAHDLKSPVTGFIGLTQLLVDNVMDFSANEMHKFAVSMKESAEKVFYLLENLLEWSKLNRGMIIFEPDEFGLKDLVKRVVELLQTVADQKKIALNCTVPADMTVFADLRMLNMVLRNLLSNAIKFSNPESNVSIEATRDEAMVVIAVQDNGMGMDQDTAAGIFSLDKTTSRVGTKGELGSGIGLILCKEFVEMHGGRIWVETTPGQGSIFKFSVPIKN